From a region of the Helicobacter hepaticus ATCC 51449 genome:
- a CDS encoding thiamine phosphate synthase, giving the protein MKNTDFITLLITPHINGAYLENLQLKIQSLSVDWIMYRHQNSEWIESFTQSLSFLHKPLLLNIPFKNTEEILQLSKDFAGVHLKSIYLSWITPLRESYLALGEKKIIGYSAHSIDEVTYALACGADYCTLSPIFSTPNKGTPLGMEVFYQIPKSLRSRIIALGGINNYHIPLLKELGLLGFAGIRCFEETNENHRGVAD; this is encoded by the coding sequence ATGAAGAACACTGATTTTATTACACTTCTTATTACGCCTCATATTAATGGGGCATATCTTGAGAATCTTCAGCTTAAAATACAATCTTTGTCTGTTGATTGGATTATGTATCGTCATCAAAATAGTGAATGGATAGAATCTTTTACACAATCTTTATCATTCTTGCATAAACCTCTTTTGCTCAATATTCCTTTTAAAAACACAGAAGAGATATTGCAATTATCAAAAGACTTTGCAGGTGTGCATTTAAAGTCAATATATCTTTCTTGGATTACTCCCTTAAGAGAATCTTATCTTGCCTTAGGTGAAAAAAAAATCATTGGATATAGCGCGCATAGTATAGATGAGGTAACATATGCTTTGGCGTGTGGGGCAGATTATTGCACACTTAGTCCAATATTTTCTACGCCAAATAAAGGCACACCATTAGGTATGGAAGTCTTTTATCAGATTCCGAAATCTTTGCGTTCGCGCATTATCGCACTTGGTGGTATTAATAATTATCATATCCCACTTCTTAAGGAGTTAGGATTACTTGGTTTTGCTGGAATCCGTTGTTTTGAGGAAACTAACGAGAATCATCGTGGAGTTGCGGATTAA
- a CDS encoding citrate synthase, with translation MASITLTNNETKESFEFELIECTRGPKAVDFSKLFERTNIFSYDPGYGSTAGCKSTISYINGKNGELLYKGLPIEKIVEKYQFTDVCKLLITGEVPKNETETKEFEIELVHRSFLNEGLINIFNAFPDSAHPMANLSASLSALSTFHFRHLDMGNEEERQVMARRAIAKIPTLAAFSYRHSLGIPYIYPDVARGYVENFLYMLRAYPGGKMKHTIKGEVEITPLEIEALDKIFTLHADHGQNASTTTVRNVASTGAHPYAALSAGVNALWGAAHGGANEKVLDMLNEIGDAKNVDKFINKAKDKNDPFRLMGFGHRVYKNYDPRAKILKKLKDDLDAKGIKMNTRLSDLAHKVEEVALSDSYFVERNLYPNVDFYSGIILSALKIPVSLFTPIFVIGRMPGWCAQLLEHVKDPTTRITRPRQVYIGE, from the coding sequence ATGGCTAGCATTACTTTAACAAACAATGAGACAAAAGAGAGTTTTGAGTTTGAGCTTATTGAATGCACAAGAGGACCAAAGGCTGTAGATTTTTCTAAGCTTTTTGAACGCACCAATATTTTTTCTTATGACCCAGGTTATGGTTCAACCGCAGGATGTAAATCAACCATTAGCTATATTAATGGCAAAAATGGAGAATTACTTTATAAAGGGCTTCCAATAGAAAAAATTGTAGAAAAATACCAATTTACTGATGTGTGCAAGCTACTCATTACAGGTGAAGTTCCTAAAAATGAGACAGAAACCAAGGAATTTGAAATTGAGCTTGTGCATCGTAGTTTTTTGAATGAGGGACTCATTAATATTTTTAACGCATTTCCTGATAGCGCACACCCTATGGCAAATCTCTCTGCTTCGCTTTCTGCACTTTCTACTTTCCATTTCCGCCATTTGGATATGGGTAATGAGGAAGAGCGTCAAGTAATGGCACGGCGAGCAATTGCTAAAATCCCTACACTTGCAGCATTTTCTTATAGACATTCTTTAGGGATTCCATATATTTATCCTGATGTTGCGCGTGGATATGTTGAAAATTTCCTTTATATGTTGCGTGCATATCCTGGTGGTAAAATGAAACATACAATTAAGGGTGAAGTTGAAATCACTCCTTTAGAAATAGAGGCTCTTGATAAGATTTTTACGCTTCACGCTGATCACGGACAAAATGCTTCTACTACTACTGTGCGCAATGTTGCTTCTACGGGAGCACACCCTTATGCAGCATTAAGTGCTGGTGTTAATGCATTGTGGGGTGCAGCACACGGAGGAGCTAATGAAAAAGTGTTAGATATGCTCAATGAGATTGGCGATGCTAAAAATGTTGATAAGTTTATCAATAAGGCAAAAGATAAAAATGATCCATTTAGGCTTATGGGCTTTGGACATCGTGTGTATAAAAACTATGACCCGCGTGCAAAGATTCTGAAAAAACTCAAAGATGACCTTGATGCTAAAGGTATTAAAATGAATACACGATTAAGTGATTTGGCACATAAGGTTGAAGAAGTAGCATTAAGTGATAGCTACTTTGTAGAGCGAAATCTTTATCCAAATGTTGATTTTTACTCCGGTATCATTCTTTCTGCACTTAAAATTCCTGTTTCTCTTTTCACGCCAATTTTTGTTATTGGGCGTATGCCGGGTTGGTGTGCGCAGCTTTTAGAGCACGTTAAAGATCCAACTACAAGAATCACACGACCACGACAAGTGTATATAGGTGAGTAA
- a CDS encoding F0F1 ATP synthase subunit A, protein MDERLFTFAGLINPNHDFIIGFHTLLVAVILLILARYATHKMQVVPSGIQNVFEFIISGIISFAKDIVGEQVARKYFPLAATIAFLVFFGNAIGIIPGFEAPTSSWSFTLVLALVVFFYYHFEGIRAQGVLKYFKHFMGPVWWLAPLMFPVEIISHFSRIISLSFRLFGNIKGDDMFLLVMLMLAPWIVPVAPFAILTFMALLQAFVFMILTYVYIHGAVVVDEEH, encoded by the coding sequence ATGGACGAGAGGCTTTTTACTTTTGCAGGGTTGATTAATCCCAATCACGACTTTATCATTGGCTTTCATACACTGCTTGTAGCAGTAATTTTACTTATTCTTGCACGATATGCAACACATAAAATGCAAGTTGTTCCAAGTGGCATACAAAATGTATTTGAGTTTATTATTTCTGGCATTATCTCATTTGCTAAAGATATTGTAGGTGAGCAAGTTGCTCGCAAATATTTTCCGCTTGCTGCAACCATTGCATTTTTAGTATTTTTTGGCAATGCCATAGGGATTATACCGGGATTTGAGGCTCCTACTTCAAGCTGGAGTTTTACGCTTGTGTTAGCATTGGTTGTATTTTTTTATTATCATTTTGAGGGTATCCGTGCTCAAGGTGTATTGAAATATTTTAAGCATTTTATGGGTCCTGTATGGTGGCTTGCTCCGCTTATGTTTCCCGTAGAAATTATTTCACATTTTTCGCGCATTATTTCGCTTTCTTTTCGTCTTTTTGGTAATATTAAAGGCGATGATATGTTTTTACTTGTAATGCTAATGCTTGCACCTTGGATTGTGCCTGTTGCTCCTTTTGCAATTCTTACTTTTATGGCATTACTTCAGGCTTTTGTGTTTATGATACTTACTTATGTGTATATTCACGGCGCAGTGGTCGTGGATGAAGAACACTGA
- the pth gene encoding aminoacyl-tRNA hydrolase gives MPCLLVAGLGNPSAKYQNTRHNIGFMVLDFLSKELDFDFSFDKKFNAEVGAINIGPHKVFFLKPQTFMNLSGEAINPFVRYFDITHTFVIHDDIDIGFGDMRFKYGGSSGGHNGLKSIDSFMGDTYFRLRFGVGRSANKNVVEYVLSDFNAQEREQLEGLIAHAKEAVMSFCNMAQYPKEHILTHLQQYFTLKIPKLTPSQTQNNESFATQFSQMQYTRFTQG, from the coding sequence ATGCCTTGCCTCCTTGTCGCAGGACTTGGTAATCCGAGTGCCAAATATCAAAATACTCGGCACAATATTGGGTTTATGGTGCTTGATTTTTTATCAAAAGAATTAGACTTTGATTTTTCTTTTGATAAAAAATTTAATGCGGAAGTTGGTGCTATAAATATCGGTCCTCACAAAGTTTTTTTTCTTAAACCACAAACTTTTATGAATCTCTCCGGGGAGGCAATTAATCCTTTTGTGCGGTATTTTGATATCACACATACATTCGTAATTCACGATGATATTGATATCGGTTTTGGTGATATGCGTTTTAAATATGGTGGTTCAAGTGGCGGACATAATGGCTTAAAATCTATTGATTCATTTATGGGAGATACATATTTTAGATTACGTTTTGGTGTGGGACGAAGTGCGAATAAAAATGTAGTAGAGTATGTTTTAAGTGATTTTAATGCACAAGAAAGAGAGCAACTTGAAGGATTAATAGCTCACGCTAAGGAAGCAGTTATGAGTTTTTGTAATATGGCACAATATCCTAAAGAGCATATTCTTACTCATCTACAGCAGTATTTTACTCTCAAAATACCTAAGCTTACGCCATCGCAAACTCAAAATAATGAATCCTTTGCTACACAATTCTCACAAATGCAGTATACAAGATTTACGCAGGGATAA
- a CDS encoding DMT family transporter: protein MSPSKNTPFFIAVALMAECFIIYASVLVKLTDMSPLNLAFYRIILALPIFWFMAHLKHNIFSIPLKDISLMFVAGVFFAFDLLFFNLALRHTSVANVNLFASLACFILIPIGIIFFKEKIKKSFFFGGFVAIIGVFVLMGGKGALSVATPYGDFMAFLSVLCYSCFLGVIYSLRRKYGTFEIMLFACVGSSIVLLALVLIFEGFEVPKDTKDWGIVVLIALCGQVIGQGFFNYIMGKVNTQTSSFLLLFAPVIAAFMGFLFLGEHLGIYEICGIVIIIFGVYIAKRENY from the coding sequence ATGTCTCCATCTAAAAATACACCTTTTTTTATTGCTGTGGCTCTTATGGCAGAATGTTTTATTATTTATGCAAGTGTGCTTGTCAAACTCACAGATATGTCACCGCTTAATTTGGCATTTTATAGAATCATTCTTGCCTTGCCTATTTTTTGGTTTATGGCTCATTTAAAACATAATATATTTAGTATTCCGTTGAAAGATATTTCTTTAATGTTTGTGGCGGGTGTATTTTTTGCTTTTGATTTGCTTTTTTTCAACCTTGCTTTGCGGCATACAAGTGTAGCAAATGTTAATCTTTTTGCTTCTCTTGCGTGTTTTATTCTTATACCTATTGGCATTATTTTTTTTAAAGAGAAAATTAAAAAGAGCTTTTTCTTTGGCGGGTTTGTGGCAATTATTGGTGTATTTGTGCTTATGGGTGGTAAAGGAGCACTAAGTGTGGCAACACCTTATGGAGATTTTATGGCATTTTTGAGTGTGTTGTGTTATAGCTGTTTTTTGGGTGTGATTTACTCACTACGGCGCAAATATGGCACATTTGAGATTATGCTTTTTGCCTGTGTGGGTTCAAGCATCGTGCTTTTAGCTTTAGTGCTTATTTTTGAAGGTTTTGAAGTGCCAAAGGATACCAAAGATTGGGGTATAGTGGTGCTTATTGCTCTTTGCGGACAAGTAATAGGGCAAGGATTCTTTAATTATATTATGGGCAAAGTCAATACTCAAACTTCCTCATTTTTACTGCTTTTTGCTCCTGTGATTGCTGCTTTTATGGGCTTTTTGTTCTTAGGAGAGCATCTTGGTATATATGAAATATGTGGCATTGTAATTATTATTTTTGGCGTGTATATAGCAAAGAGAGAAAATTATTAA
- a CDS encoding tetratricopeptide repeat protein, with amino-acid sequence MAEEQENNVGDNLEIPDSQGKDGANEGDSQSEETTESAAGQNKIKAIIGTFESHLQPFLQMLKENKVLMIGVIAIFALIVVFLILIIVLLLSKNTSQEKPEPAPISRKIVEPAPILGASKRPEVDDTELGNMLKKANLLYTQGDKMEALNLFENIAVYSQSIAYYNLGVIEVKEGDYKKAISSFDGAINAGEDISVSAFNAAYSAYMLGDMNLYEYYLGISSSYLYYTANQPLYSYLYGLLQYYKGFYFESLSPFLNPSSTSYAKESKKMAAEAFLVFGDEYNALAQLKQVATKDDNFAIALLHARLGEYTQAKQYLYEYLGSHVGDAQALMALQLVELKSGNFKESALILERLNAKEEDTKVFNDYPIKVKLRDDLFDINLAQENFWNRRFEHNKILGYKILFYYAPFRVFDAKNALAIIEDGNLNAYSNNIESAKSTLQEGQKVSQINRSIAQDLRTLAFNQDIRETIKSMESLLKAYPNHSILHYNVGLLYAQMSDFDNAYLHFIRAYHLDSNDTMSGIFALMCAELTYRDTSRLSNSISNDLAEINYTSKIEHNFLLSLFRYTGNSPSDSLSWLNNMQSEALQDRKPIYYALNAVYGIYTANANQIVSAFEGIKKIYTKDVVANTMYELGKRFGSNLKDFALQMNIIYKEKNLDMRSIYYGPSLARELYVYVGFVTGSLRSVQEELEAKLVVETRTSNGILQALALSNIYSNDFEKAFAFYNSLLDDLHEDDSQTRFYAAIAAMGAGHHENAVALLQLSKIESATNFEARYALGLLYQEGKNMKAATQHYDKIANTDFESEFFDFDIDTSDLLDTDKQANKDT; translated from the coding sequence ATGGCAGAAGAACAAGAAAATAATGTTGGTGATAACTTAGAAATCCCAGATTCACAAGGTAAAGATGGTGCAAATGAGGGAGATTCTCAAAGTGAGGAAACTACAGAATCTGCTGCTGGGCAAAATAAAATTAAGGCTATCATAGGGACGTTTGAATCGCATTTGCAACCTTTTTTGCAAATGCTCAAAGAAAATAAAGTCTTAATGATTGGTGTGATTGCTATTTTTGCACTTATTGTGGTATTTTTGATATTAATTATTGTGCTACTCCTTAGTAAAAATACTTCGCAAGAAAAGCCAGAACCTGCACCTATTTCGCGAAAGATTGTTGAGCCAGCACCAATTCTTGGTGCTTCTAAGCGTCCAGAAGTTGATGATACGGAGCTTGGAAATATGTTAAAAAAAGCGAATCTTCTCTATACACAAGGCGATAAGATGGAAGCTCTTAATTTATTTGAAAATATTGCTGTGTATTCCCAATCTATTGCCTATTATAATTTGGGCGTTATTGAAGTCAAAGAGGGCGATTATAAAAAAGCAATTAGTTCTTTTGATGGAGCAATTAATGCAGGAGAAGATATTAGCGTTAGCGCTTTTAATGCTGCTTATAGCGCGTATATGTTAGGAGATATGAATCTTTATGAGTATTATTTGGGTATTAGCTCAAGTTATTTATATTACACAGCAAATCAGCCTCTTTATTCTTATCTCTATGGTCTGTTGCAATATTACAAAGGATTTTATTTTGAATCTCTTTCGCCTTTTTTAAATCCAAGTTCAACAAGCTATGCAAAAGAAAGCAAAAAAATGGCTGCAGAGGCATTTTTAGTTTTTGGCGATGAATATAATGCGCTTGCTCAACTCAAACAGGTAGCAACCAAAGATGATAATTTTGCTATTGCACTTTTGCACGCACGACTTGGAGAATATACACAGGCAAAGCAGTATTTATATGAATATCTTGGTTCGCACGTAGGAGATGCACAAGCACTTATGGCATTACAGCTTGTTGAGCTCAAAAGTGGAAATTTTAAAGAAAGCGCACTCATTTTAGAGCGACTTAATGCCAAAGAAGAAGACACAAAAGTTTTTAACGATTACCCCATTAAAGTCAAATTACGTGATGATTTGTTTGATATTAATCTTGCACAGGAAAATTTTTGGAATCGCCGCTTTGAGCATAATAAAATACTTGGCTACAAGATTCTCTTTTATTATGCGCCTTTTAGAGTTTTTGATGCAAAAAATGCTTTAGCAATTATTGAAGATGGGAATCTTAATGCTTACTCAAACAATATTGAGAGTGCTAAAAGCACCTTACAAGAGGGACAAAAAGTCTCACAAATTAATCGTTCTATTGCACAAGATTTGCGCACTTTAGCCTTTAATCAAGATATTAGAGAAACCATTAAATCAATGGAATCTTTGCTTAAAGCTTATCCAAACCATTCAATCTTGCATTATAATGTGGGCTTACTTTATGCACAGATGAGCGATTTTGACAATGCGTATTTGCATTTTATTCGTGCTTATCATCTTGATAGTAATGATACAATGTCGGGCATTTTTGCATTAATGTGTGCAGAACTCACTTATAGAGATACTTCGCGTCTTAGTAATTCAATTTCTAATGATTTAGCAGAGATTAATTATACAAGCAAAATTGAACATAATTTTTTACTTTCACTCTTTCGTTATACTGGTAATTCTCCTTCAGATTCGCTATCTTGGCTTAATAATATGCAAAGCGAAGCTTTACAGGATAGAAAGCCTATTTATTACGCGCTTAATGCTGTGTATGGTATTTATACTGCGAATGCAAATCAAATTGTGAGTGCATTTGAGGGGATAAAAAAGATTTATACAAAAGATGTTGTGGCAAATACAATGTATGAGTTAGGCAAGCGATTTGGCAGCAATTTAAAAGATTTTGCCTTGCAAATGAATATCATTTATAAAGAAAAAAATCTTGATATGCGCTCAATTTATTATGGTCCCTCTCTTGCACGTGAATTGTATGTTTATGTAGGCTTTGTAACAGGTTCTTTGCGTTCCGTGCAAGAAGAGCTAGAGGCGAAGCTTGTAGTAGAAACTCGCACAAGTAATGGTATTTTGCAGGCATTAGCACTTTCAAATATCTACAGCAATGATTTTGAAAAAGCTTTCGCATTTTATAATTCATTGCTTGATGATCTGCACGAAGATGATTCTCAAACACGTTTTTATGCTGCGATTGCGGCTATGGGGGCAGGTCACCACGAAAATGCGGTGGCCCTCTTGCAACTCTCAAAGATAGAATCCGCGACTAATTTTGAGGCACGATATGCGCTTGGATTGCTCTATCAAGAAGGTAAAAATATGAAAGCTGCGACACAGCATTATGATAAAATTGCAAATACAGATTTTGAATCTGAATTTTTTGATTTTGATATTGATACAAGCGATTTGCTTGATACGGATAAGCAAGCAAACAAGGATACATAG
- a CDS encoding TRL-like family protein encodes MKKLVLALGFGGAVALFSGCAIGSTAGLASGVLYSDMTGPVAATSTGGDSKQGQAKCSNILGLVSVGNCSVDAAAKAGNISQIKSVDTKIWSILGLYTTSTTIVKGN; translated from the coding sequence ATGAAAAAGCTAGTTTTAGCTCTAGGTTTTGGTGGTGCAGTAGCACTTTTTAGTGGTTGTGCAATAGGTAGCACCGCAGGACTTGCTTCAGGTGTGTTGTATTCTGATATGACAGGTCCTGTGGCAGCAACTTCAACAGGTGGAGATTCTAAACAAGGACAAGCAAAATGCTCAAACATTCTTGGTTTAGTTAGTGTTGGTAATTGTTCTGTTGATGCAGCAGCAAAAGCTGGTAATATCTCACAAATTAAAAGTGTAGATACTAAAATATGGAGTATTCTTGGACTTTACACAACTTCAACAACAATCGTAAAAGGTAACTAA
- a CDS encoding LptF/LptG family permease, translated as MIFRFVGVYYLKYFFIIFLGLEGFFLAIDMLKYVDELPDSANLLILFLFYNGIFALTYTLPISLVLCSILFYMAFLKSSQLTALMALGYSKRQILAPLLVISSVFIGGFIGLNTTSFAYAKEYAESIIYQQNTQNARENLLLKSDNQYIFIRKLYPLLNEQARAEGIKVFTLDGEHKLKNYHEAQEAFFENNVWILKNVKSLEIASSLTLGEKALKITTSGEIEILKDFSSKVLETIAQDKPTASVIDAIASLRIAHKQNVSSDKIRSILYALLVIPFFVPLCIAIISYYIPSLPRYGNLTFISFVCIIGALAVWGLFFSLSQLSVAGLIYPEIGLLLPMGILFVVFLWHIRYLNQKFS; from the coding sequence ATGATTTTCCGTTTTGTAGGTGTATATTATCTTAAATATTTTTTCATTATTTTTTTAGGCTTAGAAGGCTTTTTTCTTGCTATTGATATGCTCAAATATGTTGATGAATTGCCAGATTCTGCAAATTTGTTGATTTTGTTTTTATTTTATAATGGCATATTTGCACTCACTTATACTTTGCCCATATCGCTTGTGTTGTGTTCAATTCTGTTTTATATGGCATTTCTTAAAAGTTCACAATTAACAGCACTTATGGCTTTAGGATATTCTAAGCGGCAAATTCTTGCACCTTTGCTTGTTATTTCAAGTGTGTTTATTGGAGGGTTTATTGGGCTTAATACAACATCTTTTGCTTATGCAAAAGAATATGCAGAATCCATTATCTATCAACAAAATACCCAAAATGCGCGTGAAAATCTCCTTTTAAAAAGTGACAATCAATATATTTTTATCCGCAAACTTTATCCCTTACTTAATGAGCAAGCAAGAGCAGAGGGAATTAAAGTTTTTACACTTGATGGTGAGCATAAGCTTAAAAATTATCACGAGGCACAGGAAGCTTTTTTTGAAAATAATGTTTGGATTCTTAAAAATGTTAAAAGCCTTGAGATTGCCTCTTCGCTTACGCTTGGAGAAAAAGCTTTAAAAATAACTACAAGTGGAGAGATTGAGATTCTCAAAGATTTTAGCTCAAAAGTGCTTGAAACCATTGCGCAAGATAAGCCCACAGCTTCAGTCATTGATGCAATTGCTTCACTTAGAATTGCACACAAACAAAATGTAAGTTCTGATAAAATACGTAGTATTTTGTATGCGTTACTTGTGATTCCATTTTTTGTGCCATTATGTATTGCTATTATTTCTTATTATATTCCCTCATTGCCTCGTTATGGAAATCTTACTTTTATTAGTTTTGTATGTATTATTGGTGCATTGGCAGTGTGGGGGTTGTTTTTCTCTCTCTCACAATTAAGTGTTGCAGGACTTATATATCCCGAAATAGGATTATTGCTTCCTATGGGGATTTTATTTGTGGTATTTTTGTGGCATATTCGGTATTTAAATCAAAAGTTTTCATAA
- a CDS encoding 50S ribosomal protein L25/general stress protein Ctc has translation MLEGQIRESISKSQAKALRNDGYLIANIYGKGQQNIHCAFKLNDFIKAMKQKTTLIFPVQVGGKTLEVVIQEYQKDPVTNTLIHVDLLLAQKGILNKYKVPVIVKGNAKGLKNKGVLFISTKRISVKCAAENLPNAYEIDVSDLDVGDSILIRDLPQFDNVNVLNRPSVAVVGVIKAK, from the coding sequence ATGTTAGAAGGACAAATTAGAGAGAGTATTTCAAAATCTCAAGCAAAGGCTTTGAGGAATGATGGTTATCTAATTGCAAATATTTATGGCAAGGGACAGCAAAATATTCATTGTGCCTTTAAGCTTAATGATTTTATTAAAGCAATGAAGCAAAAGACTACCTTGATTTTTCCCGTGCAAGTAGGGGGCAAGACTTTGGAAGTGGTGATACAAGAATATCAAAAAGACCCTGTAACAAACACTCTTATCCACGTGGATTTGCTTTTAGCACAAAAAGGTATTTTAAATAAATATAAAGTTCCTGTAATTGTCAAAGGAAATGCAAAAGGGCTTAAGAATAAAGGTGTGCTTTTTATTTCTACAAAACGTATTAGTGTTAAATGTGCTGCTGAAAATCTCCCCAATGCTTATGAGATTGATGTAAGTGATTTAGATGTGGGAGATTCTATCCTTATTCGCGATTTGCCACAATTTGATAATGTAAATGTGTTGAATCGTCCATCTGTGGCAGTAGTTGGGGTAATTAAAGCTAAATAA
- a CDS encoding LTA synthase family protein codes for MAYSFSNSHQHFIFLIIRTCLLTFALLLLCTLARGIMVAHFLPQSMWESHLSDFGAMWFMGFKLDMRSIGIAMLGFLALTYIVEAIYALIARMRNNLTGGGAYNLCDKIRLIIPQIYAFLLGFIFMVAAIVNFYYFRTYGNKIDVFIFGLKDDDTLAILQIMWQDYPVLLGICSAFIFGFFTLYLYKIPSKFSFLNTITIPITKLRVFYHFFAHLLLIVLLLIAARGSLGTFPLTANNYTISTLPIFNHLATNPLLALDWAYKHYKADSHFAPPSPQKGEELQKALFPLFHQSADSVFLKNNPPHIVLNLMESFGSNMLAYDEIPHNDLLGALRKHFEEDFVFYKFLSSTDGTLGSFIALFLNSPFGNISRGATKNTLLPYNPFSIYANAGYEVIYITSGYASWQDLGDYVKIQGAHHIYDALSLMEVFPQSKIDKNAFGIPDEYAYKLAFELLENAQKPTFIAILTTSNHPPYHLPRHYTPKPITLNEKLKAKATDEARRKLEISASLYQYANDTFGHFMDKIKDSHLGKKTIVAASGDHRVRDFTNNPSTDKALNHAVPLYIYVPQDYAHHIHYDPTRVGSHKDILPTLYELSLSNTQYMSLGGRNILAKQDNERYAFGYNAAVWIDKEGIYPIPSDVGYKWEDSKNAFGLLSTDTQIHLTPYKKAFSSTYKELFDYSIAWRIFNPQLHDDSR; via the coding sequence ATGGCTTATTCATTTTCAAATTCACATCAACATTTCATATTTTTAATTATTCGCACTTGTCTTTTAACATTTGCACTCTTGCTTCTTTGCACACTAGCTCGTGGTATTATGGTGGCACATTTTTTACCACAAAGTATGTGGGAATCACACTTGAGCGATTTTGGTGCAATGTGGTTTATGGGATTTAAGCTTGATATGCGCAGTATTGGCATTGCTATGCTTGGATTCCTAGCATTAACTTATATTGTAGAAGCGATATATGCTCTTATTGCGCGTATGAGAAATAATTTAACGGGGGGGGGGGCATATAATCTTTGTGATAAAATCCGCCTGATAATCCCACAAATATATGCCTTTTTACTTGGTTTTATCTTTATGGTGGCTGCTATTGTTAATTTTTATTATTTTCGCACTTATGGAAATAAAATTGATGTTTTTATTTTTGGGTTAAAAGATGATGACACACTTGCCATTCTTCAAATTATGTGGCAAGATTATCCCGTCTTGCTTGGTATATGTAGTGCTTTTATTTTCGGATTCTTTACTCTTTATCTCTATAAGATTCCAAGCAAATTTTCATTTCTTAACACAATTACAATTCCCATAACCAAACTTCGCGTTTTTTATCATTTTTTCGCTCACCTTTTACTTATTGTGCTGCTTCTCATTGCTGCGCGTGGCTCACTTGGAACTTTTCCTCTTACAGCAAATAATTACACTATCTCTACATTGCCCATTTTTAATCATCTTGCTACAAATCCACTTCTTGCACTTGATTGGGCATATAAACATTATAAAGCAGATTCTCATTTTGCTCCACCATCACCTCAAAAGGGTGAAGAATTACAAAAAGCACTTTTTCCATTGTTTCATCAAAGTGCAGATTCTGTATTTTTAAAAAATAATCCTCCTCATATCGTGCTTAATCTTATGGAAAGTTTTGGAAGCAATATGCTTGCTTATGATGAAATCCCACATAATGACTTACTTGGAGCTTTACGCAAACATTTTGAAGAAGATTTTGTATTCTATAAATTCCTTTCAAGTACAGATGGCACACTTGGCTCATTTATCGCACTCTTTTTAAATAGCCCTTTTGGAAATATTTCACGCGGGGCTACCAAAAATACCCTCCTCCCCTATAATCCATTTTCTATCTATGCAAATGCAGGATATGAGGTTATTTATATTACTTCTGGCTATGCTTCGTGGCAAGATTTAGGAGATTATGTTAAGATTCAAGGTGCGCACCATATTTATGATGCCCTCTCGCTTATGGAGGTTTTTCCACAGAGCAAAATTGACAAAAACGCTTTTGGCATCCCTGATGAATATGCCTATAAGCTTGCATTTGAATTACTAGAAAATGCACAAAAGCCAACATTTATTGCCATACTTACCACCAGCAATCACCCACCCTATCATCTCCCTCGTCATTACACACCAAAACCTATCACACTTAATGAGAAACTCAAAGCAAAAGCGACAGATGAAGCAAGAAGAAAACTTGAAATTTCTGCTTCGCTCTATCAATATGCTAATGATACTTTCGGACACTTTATGGACAAGATTAAAGATTCTCATTTGGGGAAAAAGACGATTGTTGCCGCAAGCGGAGATCATCGTGTCAGGGATTTTACCAATAATCCAAGCACCGATAAAGCACTCAATCACGCTGTGCCGCTTTATATATATGTGCCACAGGATTATGCACACCATATACACTATGACCCAACTCGTGTAGGTTCACACAAAGACATACTACCAACTCTTTATGAATTAAGTCTTTCAAATACCCAATATATGAGCTTAGGCGGACGAAATATCCTCGCTAAACAAGACAATGAAAGATATGCTTTTGGCTATAATGCAGCTGTTTGGATTGATAAAGAGGGCATTTATCCAATTCCAAGTGATGTGGGCTATAAATGGGAAGATTCTAAAAATGCGTTTGGATTGCTCTCTACTGATACGCAAATACATCTTACACCTTACAAAAAGGCTTTTAGCTCTACTTATAAAGAACTTTTTGATTACTCAATAGCTTGGCGAATTTTTAATCCGCAACTCCACGATGATTCTCGTTAG